The Mycolicibacterium boenickei genome has a segment encoding these proteins:
- a CDS encoding HAD family hydrolase, which yields MSSPQEKSWRAGRFWWDCAQAETSAHPLRAVILDLDALSDLDVDGHRVVFNAAFAAHGLPIEWGVSRYQQLLALHDERQRVAAELRKRCVGPECDVLTEVLADEICMTKDLMFDEMILDAGLTPRPGLEDLMNDAFLAGLPVGVVAAGRRRWAEPLVRQLVGEGLVETVVTTDDVSATGAELYRHALAELGVAGHDALAMTGSVAGLRAANGAGMAGVLIDPDAGTGSYAAVAVRPDFAGADPLRLPVCQRLHSQWWAQRSPSAA from the coding sequence GTGTCCTCACCACAAGAGAAGTCATGGCGTGCCGGGCGGTTCTGGTGGGACTGTGCCCAGGCCGAAACGAGTGCCCATCCGCTGCGTGCAGTGATCCTGGACCTCGATGCGTTGTCGGACCTCGACGTCGACGGCCACCGCGTGGTCTTCAACGCCGCATTCGCCGCGCACGGTCTGCCCATCGAGTGGGGGGTCTCCCGTTACCAGCAGCTCCTCGCGCTGCATGACGAGCGGCAGCGAGTCGCCGCCGAGCTGCGCAAGCGGTGCGTCGGCCCGGAGTGCGACGTCCTCACCGAGGTGCTCGCCGACGAGATCTGCATGACCAAGGACCTGATGTTCGACGAGATGATCCTCGACGCCGGCCTGACGCCGCGGCCGGGTCTGGAGGATCTGATGAACGACGCGTTCCTGGCCGGGCTGCCGGTCGGCGTGGTCGCCGCGGGTCGCCGGCGCTGGGCCGAACCGCTGGTGCGCCAGCTGGTCGGTGAGGGCCTGGTGGAAACCGTCGTCACCACCGATGACGTAAGCGCGACCGGGGCCGAGCTGTACCGGCACGCCCTGGCCGAACTGGGAGTGGCGGGCCACGACGCGTTGGCCATGACGGGTTCGGTTGCGGGCCTGCGTGCCGCCAACGGTGCCGGGATGGCCGGCGTGCTCATCGACCCCGACGCCGGTACCGGGTCATACGCCGCGGTCGCGGTGCGGCCGGACTTCGCGGGCGCCGACCCGCTGCGCCTGCCGGTATGTCAGCGCCTGCACAGCCAGTGGTGGGCTCAGCGCAGCCCGTCTGCTGCCTAA
- a CDS encoding response regulator, which yields MAPSNPVRLVLVDDHEMVIEGLKAMLAAFNDRVEVVGQAVGAERALSVIETLNPDIVLCDVRMEGSSGLDLCRVLRERDPDRKVVMLSVYDDEQYLFQALRVGAAGYLLKSISSDELVRQLEFAHSGQTAIDPGMAARAAGTAARLQRDEFWPGVRQGLTQRESEILSFVVAGLSNRGIANKLVIGEETVKTHLRSIYRKLGVSDRAGAVATALREGIYQ from the coding sequence ATGGCGCCCTCCAATCCAGTGCGCCTTGTGCTGGTCGACGACCACGAGATGGTCATCGAGGGTCTCAAGGCCATGCTTGCTGCGTTCAACGACCGGGTCGAGGTGGTCGGCCAGGCCGTGGGAGCCGAGCGGGCACTGAGCGTGATCGAGACGCTCAACCCCGACATCGTGCTCTGCGACGTGCGCATGGAGGGCTCGAGCGGGCTGGATTTGTGCCGGGTGCTGCGTGAGCGGGACCCGGACCGCAAGGTGGTCATGTTGTCGGTCTACGACGACGAGCAGTACCTGTTCCAGGCATTGCGGGTGGGCGCCGCCGGGTATCTGCTCAAGAGCATCAGCAGCGACGAACTCGTGCGCCAGCTCGAATTCGCCCACAGCGGGCAGACCGCGATCGATCCGGGGATGGCCGCCCGCGCGGCCGGCACCGCGGCCCGGCTGCAACGTGACGAGTTCTGGCCCGGGGTTCGGCAGGGCCTCACCCAACGCGAGAGCGAGATCCTGTCGTTCGTGGTCGCTGGCCTGTCCAACCGCGGGATCGCCAACAAGCTGGTGATCGGCGAGGAAACGGTGAAGACCCACCTGCGATCCATCTACCGCAAGCTGGGGGTCAGCGACCGGGCCGGAGCGGTGGCCACCGCGCTGCGGGAAGGGATCTACCAGTGA
- a CDS encoding GAF domain-containing sensor histidine kinase, whose protein sequence is MDLTADRELALLRELIRAASSGPGVEPLAAAAARMITEATATDVCFVHVLDDSDRALTLAGATPPFDAEIGKIRLPLGQGISGWVASHRQPVVISHDKESDPRYKPFESLRGRDFTSMVSVPMETGPGGLVGVLNVHTVDRREFTPRDVELLLVIGRLIAGALHQARLHRQLVARERAHENFVEQVIQAQEIERRRLAGDIHDGISQRLVTLSYRLDAAARAVEPRTVAEQLAAARELVALTLQEARAAISGLRPPVLDDLGLSGGLASLARSIPRIPIDVDLAETRVPDHIELALYRIAQECLQNVVKHAEAERARLTFAVDDGVARLEIVDDGKGFDTFEHPLGSDEMGGYGLLSMAERAEIVGGRLHIRSRPGAGTTVTATIPLPSVME, encoded by the coding sequence ATCGATCTCACCGCCGACCGGGAACTGGCGCTACTGCGCGAGCTCATCCGCGCGGCGTCGAGCGGCCCAGGAGTGGAGCCACTGGCCGCCGCGGCGGCCAGGATGATCACCGAGGCGACCGCCACCGACGTGTGTTTCGTGCACGTGCTGGACGATTCGGATCGTGCCCTGACCCTGGCCGGGGCCACGCCGCCGTTCGATGCCGAGATCGGCAAGATCCGGCTGCCGCTCGGGCAGGGCATCTCCGGTTGGGTGGCCAGCCACCGGCAGCCGGTGGTGATCAGCCACGACAAGGAGTCCGACCCCCGCTACAAGCCCTTCGAATCGCTGCGCGGGCGGGACTTCACCTCGATGGTGTCGGTCCCGATGGAGACCGGGCCGGGCGGGCTCGTCGGGGTGCTCAACGTGCACACCGTCGACCGCCGCGAGTTCACGCCGCGCGACGTCGAGTTGCTGCTGGTGATCGGCCGGTTGATCGCCGGGGCGCTGCACCAGGCCCGGCTGCACCGCCAGCTGGTGGCCCGCGAGCGGGCCCACGAGAATTTCGTCGAGCAGGTGATCCAGGCGCAGGAGATCGAACGACGCCGGTTGGCCGGGGACATTCACGACGGCATCTCCCAGCGGTTGGTGACGCTGTCCTACCGGCTCGACGCCGCGGCCCGCGCGGTCGAACCGCGGACGGTGGCCGAACAGCTGGCGGCCGCCCGCGAACTGGTCGCGCTGACCCTGCAGGAGGCCAGGGCCGCGATCAGCGGGCTGCGCCCGCCGGTGCTCGACGACCTCGGCCTGTCGGGCGGGCTGGCCAGCCTGGCCCGCTCGATCCCGCGGATCCCGATCGATGTCGACCTCGCCGAGACGCGGGTGCCCGACCACATCGAGCTGGCGCTGTACCGGATCGCCCAGGAATGCCTGCAGAACGTGGTCAAACATGCCGAGGCGGAGCGGGCCCGGCTCACCTTCGCGGTCGACGACGGCGTGGCGCGCCTCGAAATCGTCGATGATGGAAAGGGTTTCGACACATTCGAGCACCCGTTGGGCAGTGACGAGATGGGTGGCTACGGGCTGCTCTCGATGGCCGAGCGGGCCGAGATCGTCGGTGGCCGGCTCCACATCCGGTCGCGGCCGGGTGCGGGCACCACGGTGACCGCGACGATCCCGCTGCCGTCGGTCATGGAGTAG
- a CDS encoding TetR/AcrR family transcriptional regulator: MPPRGRRPGQPGTREELVATARRMFAEGGYDKTSLRDIAAAAGVDPALIRHYFGSKAELFRATVGWPFDPEQFGAQILGHDPADLPERLTRAFFELWEQPDTRAPLLAILRGAATHEESAALVRQFIEQRLYPLIATALTGADAALRVDLAMGQLLGIAYLRHVLRIEPIASRTAEELIAGALPAVRAHLVG; the protein is encoded by the coding sequence ATGCCGCCCCGAGGACGCCGGCCGGGCCAGCCCGGCACCCGTGAGGAGCTGGTGGCCACCGCCCGGCGGATGTTCGCCGAAGGCGGGTACGACAAGACCTCCCTGCGCGACATCGCGGCCGCCGCGGGCGTCGATCCGGCGCTGATCCGGCACTACTTCGGCAGCAAGGCCGAGCTGTTCCGGGCCACCGTCGGGTGGCCGTTCGACCCCGAGCAGTTCGGCGCGCAGATCCTCGGGCACGACCCTGCCGACCTGCCCGAACGCCTGACCCGCGCATTCTTCGAGCTGTGGGAACAGCCCGACACCCGTGCGCCCCTGCTGGCCATCCTGCGCGGCGCGGCCACCCATGAGGAATCCGCAGCCCTGGTCCGCCAGTTCATCGAGCAGCGGCTCTACCCGCTGATCGCCACCGCACTCACCGGTGCCGATGCCGCGCTACGGGTGGACCTGGCCATGGGCCAACTGCTCGGCATCGCCTACCTGCGCCACGTCCTGCGGATCGAACCGATCGCATCGCGGACCGCCGAGGAGCTGATCGCGGGCGCGTTGCCGGCGGTGCGGGCGCACCTTGTCGGATGA
- a CDS encoding nitroreductase family deazaflavin-dependent oxidoreductase, with protein sequence MPAPRWVAYANKIGLNQLTRFIAPWAPGWAVVIHRGRKSGRTFRTPLWAFRRPNGFVIALTYGSQADWVRNVLAANGCELEARRHRYRLTAPEVYRDENATDMPAFIRFMLRRVIKAPEFLSLKIAD encoded by the coding sequence ATGCCCGCTCCGCGATGGGTCGCCTACGCCAACAAGATCGGCCTCAATCAGCTGACCCGGTTCATCGCGCCATGGGCGCCGGGCTGGGCAGTCGTGATCCACCGGGGCCGCAAGTCCGGCCGGACCTTCCGGACCCCGCTGTGGGCGTTTCGACGGCCGAACGGTTTCGTCATCGCCCTGACCTACGGCTCGCAGGCCGACTGGGTGCGCAATGTGCTGGCCGCCAACGGGTGCGAACTCGAGGCTCGGCGCCATCGGTACCGGCTGACTGCACCCGAGGTCTACCGCGACGAGAACGCCACGGACATGCCCGCGTTCATCAGGTTCATGCTGCGCCGGGTCATCAAGGCCCCGGAGTTCCTCAGCCTGAAGATCGCGGATTAA
- a CDS encoding MarR family transcriptional regulator, whose product MPSPPDKRDPIAQARANWEAAGWGDVAGGMVAVTSVMRAHQILLARVESALRPYDLSFSRFELLRLLAFSRAGALPITKASDRLQVHVTSVTHAIRRLEANGLVERIPHPTDGRTTLVQITKLGRSTVEDATVTLNQQVFADVGMSDEESRALVASIETLRRHSGDF is encoded by the coding sequence GTGCCCTCACCACCAGACAAACGTGACCCCATCGCGCAGGCCCGCGCGAACTGGGAGGCCGCCGGATGGGGCGATGTGGCCGGCGGGATGGTCGCGGTGACGTCGGTGATGCGGGCCCACCAGATCCTGCTGGCCCGGGTGGAGTCCGCGCTGCGGCCTTACGATCTCAGCTTCTCGCGGTTCGAGCTGCTGCGGCTGCTGGCGTTCAGCCGGGCCGGGGCGCTGCCGATCACCAAGGCCTCCGATCGCCTCCAGGTGCACGTCACCAGCGTCACCCACGCCATCCGCCGCCTGGAAGCCAACGGTTTGGTGGAGCGCATCCCGCACCCCACCGACGGACGCACCACGCTGGTACAGATCACGAAACTCGGGCGCTCGACGGTCGAGGACGCCACCGTGACCCTGAACCAGCAGGTGTTCGCCGACGTCGGGATGTCGGACGAGGAGTCCCGGGCGTTGGTGGCGTCGATCGAGACGCTGCGCCGACACTCCGGGGACTTCTGA